The Paenibacillus tianjinensis genome has a window encoding:
- the ftsH gene encoding ATP-dependent zinc metalloprotease FtsH gives MNRFIRNSGFYLILFLVVVGIVQFVSNGNESADFPRYDELRQEIKTNNVKSMTIQFEGNAFLVTGEYKNLPTDAKSKNFSTYVPPTDAAINELISASDSNGVELTQKKMEGDSIWLTFLSSIIPLVIMFILFFFLFNNAQGGGGKVMNFGKSKARLYNEEKKKISFEDVAGADEEKQELVEVVEFLKDPRKFAAVGARIPKGVLLVGPPGTGKTLLARAVAGEAGVPFFSISGSDFVEMFVGVGASRVRDLFENAKKNAPCIIFIDEIDAVGRQRGAGLGGGHDEREQTLNQLLVEMDGFGGNEGIIIVAATNRADILDPALLRPGRFDRQITVDRPDVKGREAVLKVHSRNKPLTKDVRLDVIAKRTTGFTGADLENLLNEAALLAARRNRKDIGMREVDEAIDRVIVGTEKRSRVISDREKRIVAYHEAGHTIAGYFLEHADMVHKVTIIPRGRAGGYVIMLPKEDSMLVTKKELLDRVTGLLGGRVAEEMFIGEIGTGAYSDFQQATSIVRSMIMQYGMSDKLGPMQFGTSQGQVFLGRDIGHEQNYSDSIAYEIDQEMQSMIRSCYERCRELLTKYSKEMHLIANTLLEKETLELDQIKELIEQGYLTEDGKPEEVSGVTHEAGEPVIDSIGDVRVRIQGKTDDDSATLPDLTKDIPNKTDSEDGNDPNGGNKDGGGSLV, from the coding sequence ATGAATCGGTTCATCCGGAATTCTGGTTTTTATTTGATTTTATTTTTAGTCGTGGTGGGCATTGTCCAGTTTGTCAGCAATGGAAATGAATCCGCCGATTTCCCTAGATACGATGAGTTACGGCAGGAGATCAAAACTAACAATGTGAAGAGCATGACGATTCAGTTTGAAGGTAACGCATTTCTGGTTACCGGTGAATACAAAAATTTGCCGACTGATGCTAAATCGAAAAACTTCTCCACATATGTTCCTCCTACTGATGCAGCCATCAATGAACTCATATCCGCCAGCGATTCCAATGGCGTAGAGTTAACCCAGAAGAAAATGGAAGGCGATAGCATCTGGCTGACATTCCTTTCTTCCATTATTCCGTTGGTGATTATGTTCATCCTGTTCTTCTTCCTGTTCAATAATGCACAGGGCGGCGGCGGTAAAGTGATGAACTTCGGCAAGAGCAAAGCCCGCCTGTACAATGAAGAGAAGAAGAAAATCAGCTTCGAGGATGTTGCTGGTGCTGATGAAGAGAAGCAGGAACTGGTCGAAGTGGTCGAGTTCTTGAAGGATCCGCGTAAGTTCGCTGCAGTAGGTGCCCGTATTCCTAAGGGGGTACTGCTGGTCGGTCCTCCAGGGACTGGTAAAACCTTGCTGGCCCGCGCGGTTGCCGGTGAAGCAGGCGTTCCTTTCTTCAGTATTTCCGGCTCCGACTTTGTAGAAATGTTCGTCGGTGTCGGTGCTTCCCGTGTACGTGACCTATTCGAGAATGCCAAGAAGAATGCTCCATGTATCATCTTTATTGATGAGATTGATGCAGTGGGCCGTCAACGCGGCGCCGGACTCGGCGGCGGACATGATGAACGCGAACAGACGCTCAACCAATTGCTCGTCGAGATGGACGGCTTTGGAGGCAACGAAGGAATTATCATCGTCGCGGCTACTAACCGCGCAGACATACTTGATCCGGCGCTTCTTCGTCCGGGACGTTTTGACCGTCAGATTACGGTTGACCGCCCTGATGTGAAAGGCCGTGAAGCTGTACTGAAGGTTCACTCCCGCAATAAACCGCTTACGAAGGACGTAAGACTTGATGTTATTGCAAAGCGTACTACCGGGTTTACCGGTGCCGATCTGGAGAATTTGCTGAATGAAGCGGCACTCCTCGCTGCCCGCCGTAACCGCAAAGATATCGGCATGCGTGAAGTGGATGAAGCCATCGACCGTGTAATTGTCGGTACCGAGAAGCGCAGCCGAGTAATCAGTGATCGTGAGAAGCGTATTGTCGCTTACCATGAAGCAGGTCATACCATTGCCGGCTACTTCCTAGAACATGCTGATATGGTTCACAAGGTAACGATTATCCCGCGCGGACGCGCAGGCGGATATGTTATCATGCTTCCGAAGGAAGACAGCATGCTTGTTACCAAGAAGGAATTGCTTGATAGGGTAACCGGACTCCTCGGCGGACGTGTTGCCGAAGAAATGTTCATCGGCGAGATTGGTACAGGGGCCTACAGTGACTTTCAGCAGGCAACAAGCATCGTGCGCAGCATGATTATGCAATACGGTATGAGTGATAAGCTGGGACCTATGCAGTTCGGCACCTCCCAAGGCCAGGTATTCCTTGGCCGCGATATCGGACACGAGCAGAACTACAGTGATTCCATTGCCTATGAAATCGATCAGGAAATGCAGAGCATGATCCGCAGCTGCTACGAGCGCTGCCGTGAGCTGCTTACTAAGTATTCTAAGGAAATGCACTTGATTGCTAACACACTCCTTGAGAAGGAAACGCTGGAACTTGATCAGATCAAAGAACTGATTGAGCAAGGGTACCTGACTGAGGATGGCAAACCGGAAGAAGTTTCTGGGGTGACTCATGAAGCTGGGGAGCCAGTCATTGATTCTATCGGTGATGTGCGTGTTCGCATTCAGGGCAAAACCGATGATGATTCAGCTACACTGCCTGATCTGACCAAGGATATCCCGAACAAAACGGATTCCGAGGACGGAAATGATCCGAACGGCGGCAATAAAGACGGCGGCGGAAGCCTGGTCTAA
- the nadA gene encoding quinolinate synthase NadA has protein sequence MEALALERKQEQNRELRERLEQLKKERNAIILAHYYQRDEIQEVADFRGDSFLLAQKAAETDAEVIVFCGVHFMGESAKILAPNKTVLIPDERAGCPMADMVNVDGLRKLKAQHPNAKVVTYINSSAEIKAETDICCTSANAVKVIESLDAEEIIWVPDKNLGNYVQEQTGKKLIIWEGYCNTHDMLTVKDVIEMRAKYPEAEFVVHPECRPEVVAMGDYVGSTTSIIEYCRKSDRRQFIVGTEDGTGYQLRKDSPDKEFHFATKFLVCPNMKVNNLKKLVKCLETMKPQIYVPPAVADKARTSLERMLQVR, from the coding sequence GTGGAAGCTCTGGCGCTTGAGCGCAAGCAGGAACAGAACCGTGAACTTCGTGAGCGCCTCGAACAGCTTAAGAAGGAACGGAATGCAATTATTTTGGCTCATTATTATCAGCGTGATGAAATTCAGGAGGTAGCGGATTTCCGGGGGGATTCTTTTTTACTGGCTCAAAAGGCAGCGGAGACCGATGCGGAGGTTATTGTATTCTGCGGTGTGCATTTCATGGGCGAAAGCGCCAAGATTCTTGCCCCGAACAAAACCGTACTGATTCCGGATGAACGTGCCGGCTGTCCTATGGCGGATATGGTCAATGTGGATGGGCTCCGCAAGCTCAAGGCCCAGCATCCGAACGCCAAGGTGGTCACCTATATTAACTCGTCGGCTGAGATTAAGGCGGAAACGGATATTTGCTGTACCTCAGCCAACGCCGTCAAGGTGATTGAATCGCTCGACGCGGAGGAAATCATCTGGGTGCCGGACAAGAACCTGGGCAATTATGTTCAGGAACAGACCGGCAAGAAGCTGATTATCTGGGAAGGCTATTGTAACACTCATGATATGCTCACGGTTAAAGATGTTATTGAAATGAGAGCTAAGTATCCGGAAGCAGAATTTGTGGTACATCCGGAATGCCGCCCTGAAGTAGTTGCGATGGGTGATTATGTAGGCAGCACCACCTCGATCATTGAGTATTGCCGGAAATCGGACCGCCGGCAGTTTATCGTTGGAACAGAGGACGGCACTGGCTACCAGCTGCGCAAAGACAGTCCGGATAAGGAATTCCACTTTGCGACAAAATTCCTTGTCTGCCCTAATATGAAAGTTAATAATCTAAAGAAACTGGTAAAATGCCTGGAGACGATGAAGCCGCAGATTTACGTACCGCCCGCTGTCGCCGACAAAGCCAGAACCTCCCTAGAGCGCATGCTACAAGTCCGGTAG
- the nadB gene encoding L-aspartate oxidase — protein MIPQYLVDFDLRELPTVKTDCLVIGSGIAGLFTAIKASEDRKVIMITKKSLMESNTRYAQGGIAAVFSEDDSPVYHRQDTLMAGAGLNSSAAVDVLVHEGPEGVRELIRLGTIFDKENGVLALTQEAAHSHRRILHANGDATGYEIVRALAEQVQQHENIEIWDDHFVIDLITDRGECVGALVQRPGGGRLFLQADATILCSGGAGQLYRYTTNPEVATGDGVAIAYRAGAHVRDMEFIQFHPTALSYPGAPRFLISEAVRGEGAVLRNINGERFMERYHELLELAPRDIVARAIISEMELTKSTFVYLDITHEPADMVKHRFPTIYETCMSYGLDITSDWIPVAPAAHYMMGGIKTDLNGESNIARLFACGEVSSTGVQGANRLASNSLSEAIVFGRRIIERIRQLPPLGRDIVSAKCDEGRVESPTQAIVERRLKLQKVMVRYAGLRRNEEMLEKGLEELKRQLPIFGSALTKREEYEFANMLTCCLLITESALARQESRGAHYREDYPLRDDAKWQKHLLQIRDLGIVEELSDDV, from the coding sequence ATGATTCCACAATATTTAGTAGATTTCGATCTTCGCGAGCTTCCTACAGTAAAGACAGACTGCCTTGTAATCGGCTCGGGGATTGCCGGATTGTTCACAGCAATTAAAGCCAGTGAAGACCGGAAGGTTATTATGATTACCAAGAAATCGCTGATGGAGAGCAACACCCGGTATGCACAGGGCGGAATTGCTGCAGTATTCTCAGAAGATGATTCACCAGTCTACCACCGCCAGGACACCCTAATGGCAGGAGCGGGGCTTAACTCTTCCGCAGCAGTGGATGTATTGGTGCATGAAGGTCCTGAGGGGGTGCGTGAACTGATCCGGCTCGGCACCATATTCGATAAGGAAAACGGTGTACTGGCTTTAACTCAGGAAGCAGCACACAGCCACCGCCGTATCCTTCATGCGAATGGGGATGCTACCGGCTATGAAATTGTCCGTGCACTTGCGGAACAAGTCCAGCAGCATGAGAATATTGAAATCTGGGATGACCATTTTGTTATAGATCTTATTACTGACCGGGGAGAATGCGTAGGTGCGCTGGTGCAGCGTCCAGGCGGCGGAAGACTGTTCCTGCAAGCCGATGCCACGATTCTCTGCTCAGGGGGAGCGGGGCAACTGTACCGCTATACTACGAATCCCGAGGTTGCGACCGGGGATGGGGTAGCAATAGCCTACCGGGCTGGAGCCCATGTGCGGGATATGGAGTTTATCCAGTTCCATCCGACAGCACTGAGTTATCCCGGAGCACCACGGTTTCTAATCTCCGAGGCTGTACGCGGTGAGGGAGCTGTCCTACGGAATATTAATGGCGAACGGTTCATGGAGCGTTATCATGAGCTGCTGGAATTGGCACCCCGTGACATCGTAGCCCGGGCGATTATCAGTGAAATGGAGCTAACCAAGTCAACTTTCGTATACCTCGACATTACACATGAGCCTGCAGATATGGTTAAACACCGGTTCCCGACAATTTATGAGACATGTATGAGTTACGGGCTCGATATTACAAGTGATTGGATTCCTGTGGCTCCTGCTGCGCATTATATGATGGGGGGCATCAAGACTGATCTGAACGGAGAAAGCAATATCGCCCGGCTGTTTGCCTGCGGCGAGGTTTCTTCGACCGGAGTACAGGGAGCAAACCGCCTGGCCAGCAACTCCTTATCCGAGGCCATTGTATTTGGACGGCGGATTATTGAACGCATCCGCCAGCTTCCGCCGCTTGGACGGGATATCGTATCCGCAAAGTGTGATGAAGGGCGGGTGGAATCACCGACCCAGGCTATTGTAGAACGGCGGCTTAAGCTGCAAAAGGTAATGGTGCGTTATGCCGGACTCCGGCGGAATGAGGAAATGCTGGAAAAAGGGCTGGAAGAACTAAAACGGCAGCTGCCGATTTTTGGATCTGCTTTGACCAAACGTGAGGAATATGAGTTTGCCAACATGCTTACCTGCTGTCTGCTGATTACAGAATCGGCTTTGGCGCGGCAGGAGAGTCGTGGAGCACATTACCGTGAGGATTATCCGCTAAGGGATGATGCGAAGTGGCAGAAACATTTGCTCCAGATTCGCGATCTCGGAATAGTGGAGGAATTAAGTGATGATGTTTAA
- the nadC gene encoding carboxylating nicotinate-nucleotide diphosphorylase: MMFNGYNEELVQLIKGWLQEDVGSGDITTRTTIPAGHESKGIIHAKEAGVICGLPVAELVFEVVDPSLVFTALVQEGQTVSKGTVIAEVEGSTHAILTGERLALNLMQRLSGVASRTAAFVEALNGLPTRLVDTRKTTPGHRMLEKYAVRVGGGANHRFGLYDAVMIKDNHIKGAGGIRQAVGRARANIPHTMTIEVETESLEQVEEALAAGADIIMLDNMAPELMKEAVRRIKTKSPHVKTEASGNVSLETVRSIAESGVDVISVGRLTYSFTSLDISLDLNAKKEAPLS, from the coding sequence ATGATGTTTAATGGATACAACGAAGAATTAGTGCAATTAATCAAGGGCTGGCTGCAGGAGGATGTCGGTTCGGGTGATATTACAACACGGACGACGATTCCGGCAGGACACGAATCCAAGGGAATTATCCATGCGAAGGAAGCCGGTGTGATCTGCGGCTTGCCTGTGGCAGAGCTGGTTTTTGAAGTTGTGGATCCGTCGCTTGTATTTACGGCATTGGTGCAAGAAGGCCAGACCGTGTCAAAGGGAACGGTAATTGCGGAGGTGGAAGGAAGCACACACGCAATTCTAACCGGGGAGCGGCTTGCGCTTAACCTGATGCAGCGATTGTCCGGTGTTGCTTCACGGACAGCCGCTTTTGTAGAAGCGCTGAATGGTCTGCCTACACGACTTGTTGATACCCGCAAGACTACACCGGGACACCGGATGCTGGAGAAGTACGCTGTCCGCGTTGGCGGCGGGGCGAACCACCGGTTCGGCTTGTACGATGCTGTGATGATCAAGGATAATCATATCAAGGGGGCTGGAGGCATTCGTCAGGCTGTAGGCCGGGCCCGGGCGAATATTCCGCATACCATGACCATTGAAGTGGAGACCGAGAGCCTTGAGCAGGTTGAGGAAGCTTTAGCTGCAGGAGCAGATATTATCATGCTGGACAATATGGCGCCTGAGCTGATGAAAGAAGCCGTAAGAAGAATTAAAACCAAATCACCGCATGTCAAAACCGAAGCTTCAGGGAATGTTTCCCTGGAGACTGTTCGCAGCATTGCTGAATCAGGCGTGGATGTGATTTCTGTTGGACGGCTGACCTATTCCTTCACTAGTCTGGACATCAGTCTGGATCTGAATGCCAAGAAGGAGGCGCCTCTCTCATGA
- a CDS encoding type III pantothenate kinase: MILAVDIGNTNIVLGVYRKRELLHHFRLSTARQSTADEYGVLIHNLFHMSNISFKDVEGVIISSVVPPLVQVIVEMCVKYIGKDPLLVGPGIKTGLNLRYENPREVGADRIVNAVAAIEQYKCPLVVVDFGTATTFDCIDAGANYLGGAIVPGLGISTEALYQRASKLPRIELEKPKKVIGRNTVHAMQAGIIFGYAGQVEGIVRRIKQEMNAPVLKVIATGGLATLIAGETDCIDEVNPMLTLEGLRIIYDRNQ, from the coding sequence ATGATACTGGCGGTCGATATCGGCAATACCAATATTGTGCTCGGTGTTTACCGGAAGCGTGAGCTGCTGCACCATTTCCGGCTCAGCACTGCGCGTCAATCTACGGCCGATGAATATGGCGTGCTGATTCATAATTTGTTCCATATGTCGAACATATCGTTTAAAGATGTGGAGGGCGTAATTATCTCCTCAGTTGTCCCTCCACTTGTCCAAGTAATCGTTGAGATGTGTGTAAAATATATCGGCAAAGATCCGCTGCTGGTTGGTCCCGGAATCAAGACCGGTCTTAATCTTCGTTATGAAAACCCCCGTGAAGTAGGGGCTGACCGGATTGTGAATGCTGTTGCAGCTATCGAACAATACAAATGCCCGCTAGTGGTCGTGGACTTCGGGACTGCAACTACCTTCGACTGTATTGATGCCGGTGCCAATTATCTTGGCGGGGCTATTGTACCGGGGCTTGGTATTTCCACAGAGGCCCTGTATCAGCGGGCATCCAAACTGCCGAGAATCGAGCTGGAGAAACCCAAGAAGGTCATTGGGCGCAATACGGTGCATGCTATGCAGGCCGGGATTATTTTTGGTTATGCCGGCCAGGTTGAGGGAATCGTACGGAGAATCAAGCAGGAAATGAATGCGCCGGTACTGAAGGTCATAGCAACAGGCGGGCTTGCTACGCTTATTGCCGGGGAGACGGACTGTATAGATGAAGTTAACCCTATGCTGACACTGGAAGGCCTGCGTATTATTTATGACCGTAACCAATAA
- the hslO gene encoding Hsp33 family molecular chaperone HslO, translating to METKKDRLIRGTALDGRVRAFAVRTTALVDELRRRHDTYPTATAALGRTVTAAAMMGAMLKGEEKLAIMVKGNGPIGQITAESNALGEVRGYVSNPHVHLPSNSLGKLDVAGAVGTEGFIDVSKDLGMKEPYRGSVPIISGELGDDFTYYFAVSEQTPAAVGLGVLVEPDNSVSVAGGFIIQLLPGLTDAEITEIEQAVGAMPSVTTLLDQGLEPEEMLRYLLPDAIVLDELDINFVCQCSRERVEQTLISLGQHELERLIEEDDQAEVVCHFCNEAYLFNKDELQVILDQAKS from the coding sequence ATGGAAACAAAAAAAGACCGGCTGATCCGGGGGACTGCACTGGACGGAAGAGTCCGGGCATTTGCTGTCCGCACGACAGCACTCGTTGATGAATTGCGGCGCAGACATGATACGTACCCGACGGCTACAGCCGCACTGGGCCGTACAGTAACCGCAGCAGCCATGATGGGCGCTATGCTCAAAGGTGAAGAGAAGCTGGCGATTATGGTCAAAGGAAACGGCCCGATTGGACAGATTACGGCTGAATCGAATGCTCTTGGGGAAGTGCGCGGCTACGTAAGCAATCCGCATGTGCATCTGCCCAGCAACAGTCTTGGCAAACTAGATGTGGCCGGTGCTGTAGGCACCGAAGGATTTATTGATGTGAGCAAGGATTTGGGGATGAAGGAGCCTTATCGCGGAAGCGTACCTATTATTTCAGGTGAGCTTGGCGATGATTTCACCTACTACTTTGCCGTTTCCGAGCAGACACCTGCGGCGGTCGGACTGGGTGTATTGGTTGAACCGGACAACTCTGTGAGTGTCGCCGGAGGATTTATTATCCAGCTGCTTCCCGGTCTTACCGATGCTGAAATTACTGAGATTGAACAGGCTGTAGGCGCTATGCCATCTGTTACTACCCTGCTGGATCAGGGACTTGAGCCTGAGGAAATGCTGCGTTATCTTTTACCGGATGCCATAGTACTGGATGAACTGGATATTAATTTTGTCTGCCAATGCTCGCGGGAGCGGGTAGAACAAACACTTATCAGTCTGGGCCAGCACGAGCTGGAGCGTTTAATCGAAGAAGACGATCAGGCGGAGGTTGTATGTCATTTCTGCAACGAGGCCTATTTATTTAATAAGGATGAACTTCAGGTTATCCTGGATCAAGCGAAATCGTAG
- a CDS encoding peptidylprolyl isomerase, which produces MMTRQERVLRNAVVILAVGTLVLGGLLFWSLRAMYILKGEAAEGESADIATAGGQPVTDREWIDELKKKHGDEVLLGKLNHIVVDKEAKALGITVTDTDIEQELQRSMAGYGSEEQYYTQMRSELGLSRQEVREEAAYRLTLQAVATKDVIISESAIDDYLAENSARFTPKKQMQLSMIKVETYDEADQVMNRLEQGEDFAAVAREVSIDNESREHGGSIGMVEEDDPFWPGDLLQTAAGLEAGDIAGPLQTGEAYAVIRLEKIIDPPKPDEAEIREQVRRELALEQAAPLQQVESDLRTKYDTAIYIDNGLQD; this is translated from the coding sequence ATGATGACTAGACAGGAGCGCGTGCTGCGCAATGCCGTTGTTATACTTGCTGTCGGCACTTTAGTCCTTGGAGGGCTGCTCTTTTGGAGTTTGCGGGCCATGTACATTCTGAAGGGTGAGGCTGCGGAGGGTGAATCCGCTGATATCGCCACCGCAGGCGGACAGCCGGTAACGGACCGGGAATGGATAGATGAACTCAAAAAAAAGCACGGTGATGAGGTGCTTCTGGGAAAACTCAATCACATTGTAGTCGATAAGGAAGCCAAGGCACTTGGCATTACCGTGACAGACACAGACATCGAGCAGGAGCTTCAGCGCAGTATGGCCGGTTATGGCTCAGAGGAGCAGTATTACACGCAAATGCGGTCTGAGCTGGGACTTTCCCGTCAGGAGGTGCGTGAGGAGGCGGCTTACCGGCTCACGCTTCAGGCGGTAGCCACAAAGGACGTTATAATCAGTGAATCGGCAATCGATGATTATTTAGCGGAGAATTCCGCACGCTTCACACCCAAGAAGCAAATGCAGCTCTCGATGATCAAGGTGGAGACCTACGATGAGGCAGACCAGGTGATGAACCGTCTGGAGCAGGGAGAGGATTTTGCTGCTGTAGCCAGGGAGGTCTCCATCGATAACGAGAGCAGGGAGCACGGAGGCAGCATCGGAATGGTGGAGGAGGATGATCCTTTCTGGCCCGGGGATTTGCTGCAAACCGCCGCAGGACTTGAGGCGGGCGATATCGCCGGGCCGCTGCAGACCGGTGAAGCTTATGCCGTAATCCGGCTCGAGAAAATAATTGATCCCCCTAAACCGGATGAAGCGGAAATCCGGGAGCAGGTTCGCCGGGAGCTGGCACTGGAGCAGGCTGCCCCGTTACAGCAGGTAGAAAGCGATCTGCGCACTAAATATGACACAGCGATATATATTGACAACGGCCTGCAAGATTGA
- the cysK gene encoding cysteine synthase A, which translates to MAKVVNSVTDLIGGTPLVRLNRITPEGSADIYLKLEYQNPGSSVKDRIALSIVEEAEKDGLLKPGGTIVEATSGNTGIGLALVAAAKGYKAVIVMPETMSLERRNLLRAYGAELVLTPGSEGMNGAVKKAEQILAENPDYFLAEQFKNKANLKIHLETTGPEIVEAIESIGGPLDAFVAGVGTGGTISGAGEVLKKQYPDVKIYAVEPAASPILAGGKPGPHKIQGIGANFIPDILNQNIYDEIIHVENDEAFETARRVAKEEGVLSGISSGAAVFAALKVAKELGAGKKVVVIIPSNGERYLSTPLYNFEV; encoded by the coding sequence ATGGCTAAAGTCGTCAACAGCGTAACAGATTTGATCGGTGGCACACCGCTTGTTCGTTTGAATCGGATCACTCCCGAAGGTTCCGCAGATATTTACTTGAAGCTGGAATACCAAAACCCGGGTTCCAGCGTTAAAGACCGTATTGCCCTCAGCATTGTAGAAGAAGCTGAGAAGGATGGTCTCCTGAAACCGGGCGGAACGATTGTAGAAGCTACCAGCGGTAACACTGGTATCGGCTTAGCCCTTGTTGCAGCTGCCAAAGGCTACAAGGCAGTTATTGTTATGCCTGAAACGATGAGCCTTGAGCGCCGTAACCTGCTTCGTGCTTACGGTGCCGAACTCGTACTGACTCCGGGATCGGAAGGTATGAACGGTGCGGTTAAGAAAGCTGAGCAGATTTTGGCCGAGAATCCGGATTATTTCCTTGCTGAGCAGTTTAAGAACAAAGCTAACCTGAAGATTCACCTGGAAACTACCGGTCCTGAAATCGTAGAAGCGATTGAATCGATCGGTGGACCATTGGATGCGTTCGTTGCAGGCGTAGGTACTGGCGGAACTATCTCCGGCGCTGGCGAAGTACTGAAGAAGCAATATCCAGATGTGAAGATTTATGCGGTAGAGCCAGCTGCTTCACCTATCCTGGCCGGCGGCAAACCAGGCCCTCACAAAATTCAAGGGATTGGCGCTAACTTCATTCCGGACATCCTGAACCAGAACATCTACGATGAGATCATTCATGTGGAGAACGATGAAGCCTTCGAAACTGCTCGCCGTGTTGCCAAAGAAGAAGGCGTGTTGTCCGGTATTTCTTCCGGTGCCGCTGTATTTGCAGCGCTTAAAGTAGCCAAAGAGCTGGGTGCAGGCAAAAAAGTCGTTGTCATCATTCCAAGTAACGGCGAACGCTACCTCAGCACTCCGCTGTATAACTTCGAAGTATAA
- a CDS encoding anthranilate synthase component I family protein — MEILTAWQDWEQWADENWSLLPLIIQSPQNNSGLPASWMKAWEQASPYSVVLESGKGGRYTYLGLSPVSVIEGKGEQAAATDFTQETAARDDLHGKPLDVLQGWMKGFTSPRTEISGLPPFHGGCVGYLSYDVVRSLERLPSLAEDDPGFPDYLFMRFEELWIYDHQEDMLYCTVHVPVTAGNKFDLPELRLLYSESVQRAEKMLEQWRLIGSAAEPEAQNQAAEMDRIVTVIEESINLSGEWPGMSSAFSPEHFQQAVLDVQEYIRQGDVFQVNLSLRQEAQLKAPPEDVYEWLRGLNPSPYMGLLRSPGFTLSSASPELLVKLHGDKVSARPIAGTRRRGFTPAEDAAMEAELRGSEKEIAEHIMLVDLERNDIGRVAAYGSVSVPELLTVERYSHVMHLVSQVEGRIAPGRDAYDVMAALFPGGTITGAPKVRTMEIIEELEPVRRGPYTGSMGWIDYNGNMELNIIIRTLAVKDGVGYIQTGAGIVIDSDPYREYRECHNKAKAVVKAVLCSELQQESRITGGAKGGATL; from the coding sequence TTGGAAATCTTAACGGCGTGGCAGGACTGGGAGCAATGGGCAGATGAGAACTGGAGCCTTCTTCCCTTGATTATACAATCACCACAGAATAATTCCGGCTTGCCGGCTTCTTGGATGAAGGCCTGGGAGCAAGCCTCCCCATATTCAGTGGTACTGGAGAGCGGGAAGGGCGGCCGCTATACCTACCTGGGGCTAAGCCCTGTCTCCGTAATAGAAGGCAAAGGTGAACAAGCGGCAGCAACCGATTTCACACAGGAAACTGCTGCAAGGGATGATTTGCACGGCAAACCGCTGGATGTGCTGCAGGGATGGATGAAGGGATTCACTTCCCCGCGCACAGAGATTTCAGGATTACCGCCATTTCATGGCGGCTGTGTGGGCTATCTTAGCTATGACGTAGTCCGCTCCCTGGAGAGGCTGCCTTCACTGGCCGAGGATGATCCCGGATTTCCTGATTATTTGTTTATGCGTTTTGAAGAGCTATGGATTTACGACCACCAGGAGGACATGCTTTATTGTACTGTCCATGTCCCGGTGACTGCCGGCAATAAATTTGATCTGCCTGAACTCAGACTTCTCTATTCCGAGTCTGTACAGCGGGCGGAGAAGATGCTTGAACAGTGGCGTCTGATCGGTTCTGCTGCAGAACCGGAAGCACAGAACCAGGCAGCGGAGATGGACAGGATTGTCACTGTGATTGAGGAGAGCATTAACCTGTCCGGAGAGTGGCCTGGCATGAGTTCGGCCTTTTCACCAGAGCACTTCCAGCAGGCCGTGCTCGATGTTCAGGAATACATCCGCCAGGGCGACGTATTCCAGGTCAACCTCTCGCTGCGCCAGGAGGCGCAGCTGAAAGCCCCGCCGGAGGATGTTTATGAATGGCTGCGGGGGCTCAACCCGTCCCCGTACATGGGGCTGCTCCGCTCGCCCGGCTTTACGCTCTCCAGCGCTTCGCCGGAGCTGCTCGTCAAGCTGCACGGGGACAAGGTCAGCGCCCGTCCCATTGCCGGTACCCGGCGCCGGGGGTTCACTCCCGCGGAGGATGCCGCCATGGAGGCGGAGCTGCGCGGGAGCGAGAAGGAGATCGCCGAGCATATTATGCTTGTCGATCTCGAGCGCAACGACATCGGCCGTGTCGCTGCGTATGGATCGGTCAGCGTGCCGGAGCTGCTGACCGTGGAGCGATACTCGCATGTCATGCATCTCGTCTCGCAGGTGGAAGGGCGCATCGCCCCCGGCCGCGATGCTTATGATGTCATGGCCGCCTTGTTTCCCGGCGGCACCATCACCGGCGCGCCTAAGGTGCGCACAATGGAAATCATCGAAGAGCTGGAACCGGTTCGCCGCGGCCCATACACCGGATCAATGGGCTGGATTGACTATAACGGCAATATGGAATTAAATATTATTATACGGACGCTGGCAGTCAAGGACGGAGTAGGATATATTCAGACAGGCGCAGGTATCGTGATCGATTCTGATCCGTACCGCGAATACCGGGAATGCCATAACAAAGCCAAAGCGGTAGTGAAGGCGGTTCTCTGCAGTGAGCTTCAGCAGGAATCACGGATCACCGGCGGCGCCAAAGGGGGAGCAACACTATGA